A region of Lycium barbarum isolate Lr01 chromosome 3, ASM1917538v2, whole genome shotgun sequence DNA encodes the following proteins:
- the LOC132629807 gene encoding small ribosomal subunit protein uS11y-like has product MSRRKTREPKEETVTLGPATREGELVFGVAHIFASFNDTFIHVTDLSGRETMVRITGGMKVKADRDESSPYAAMLAAQDVSVRCKELGINALHIKLRATGGNKTKTPGPGAQSALRALARSGMKIGRIEDVTPIPTDSTRRKGGRRGRRL; this is encoded by the exons ATG TCTAGGAGAAAGACTAGGGAGCCTAAGGAAGAGACAGTTACACTTGGACCAGCTACAAGGGAAGGTGAATTGGTCTTCGGTGTTGCTCACATTTTTGCATCCTTCAATGATACTTTCATT CACGTGACTGATTTGTCTGGAAGAGAAACTATGGTTCGCATTACTG GTGGAATGAAGGTGAAGGCTGACAGAGATGAATCTTCTCCATATGCTGCTATGCTTGCAGCTCAGGATGTGTCAGTGCGATGCAAG GAACTTGGAATCAATGCTCTTCACATTAAGCTTCGGGCTACAGGAGGCAACAAGACAAAGACTCCTGGTCCTGGTGCCCAGTCTGCTCTCAGGGCTTTGGCTCGATCTGGCATGAAAATTGGACGTATCG AGGATGTGACTCCAATTCCCACCGATAGTACTCGCAGAAAGGGTGGTAGAAGGGGAAGGAGGCTGTGA
- the LOC132629808 gene encoding beta-fructofuranosidase, insoluble isoenzyme 1-like translates to MEYSSTGSSRWALPIILVCFLVVLLSNNVVFASHKVFIHLQSESAVNVQTVGRTGYHFQPEKHWINDPNAPMYFNGVYHLFYQYNPNGSVWGNIVWAHSVSKDLINWINLEPAIYPSKPFDQFGTWSGSATILPGNKPIILYTGIIDANKTQVQCYAVPANISDPYLREWIKPDNNPLIVPDVSINKTQFRDPTTAWMGQDGHWRIIIGGGRKKRGLAIMYRSKDFMKWVKAKHPLHSTNGTGNWECPDFYPVSLQGTNGLEQYGEQHKYVLTNNMDVTRFAYYTIGKYDTKKDRFIPDAGSVDSWKGLRLDYGNFYATKSFYDPSKNRRVIWAWANESDIVPDDDIAKGWAGIQLIPRKVWLDPSGKQLVQWPVEELDTLRAQKVQLTNKVLTNGEKVQVTGITPAQADVEVTFSFASLDKAEAFDPSWVDLYAQDVCALKGSNVQGGLGPFGLATLASQNLEENTPVFFRVFKAQQNYKVLMCSDATRSTLKHNETMYKPSFAGYVDVDLAANKKLSLRSLIDNSVVESFGAGGKTCITSRVYPTLAINEKAHLFAFNNGTEPITIETLDAWSMGKAKIN, encoded by the exons atggagtatTCATCCACAGGCAGTTCTCGTTGGGCTTTGCCAATTATCTTAGTTTGCTTTTTAGTAGTTTTACTATCCAATAATGTTGTGTTTGCTTCCCACAAAGTTTTTATTCACTTGCAATCTGAGAGTGCTGTAAATGTACAAACTGTTGGTAGAACTGGTTACCATTTTCAACCCGAAAAACATTGGATCAATG ACCCCAATG CACCAATGTATTTCAATGGGGTCTATCATCTATTCTACCAATACAACCCAAACGGGTCAGTATGGGGCAACATTGTTTGGGCCCATTCAGTGTCAAAGGACTTAATCAATTGGATCAATTTAGAACCCGCAATTTACCCATCCAAACCATTTGACCAATTCGGTACATGGTCCGGGTCAGCAACTATTCTACCCGGTAACAAGCCCATTATCTTGTACACTGGAATAATAGATGCGAACAAAACCCAAGTCCAATGCTATGCTGTTCCAGCCAACATTTCTGACCCATATCTCCGTGAATGGATCAAGCCCGATAACAACCCGTTGATCGTACCCGATGTTAGCATTAACAAGACCCAATTCCGTGACCCAACAACAGCTTGGATGGGCCAAGATGGACATTGGAGAATTATAATAGGTGGTGGAAGAAAAAAGAGAGGGCTAGCCATAATGTATAGAAGTAAGGACTTTATGAAATGGGTCAAGGCCAAACACCCACTTCACTCTACAAATGGTACTGGAAATTGGGAATGCCCTGATTTTTACCCTGTTTCATTGCAAGGCACTAATGGACTAGAACAATATGGCGAACAACATAAGTATGTGCTAACAAATAATATGGACGTCACCCGATTCGCCTACTATACTATTGGTAAATACGATACTAAAAAAGATAGGTTTATTCCAGATGCCGGTTCGGTCGATAGTTGGAAGGGATTGAGACTTGACTATGGAAATTTCTATGCAACAAAGTCGTTCTATGACCCAAGCAAGAACCGAAGGGTTATTTGGGCTTGGGCTAACGAATCGGATATTGTGCCCGATGATGATATCGCCAAAGGATGGGCCGGAATTCAGCTGATCCCACGTAAAGTATGGCTTGACCCAAGTGGAAAACAACTGGTTCAGTGGCCTGTTGAAGAATTAGACACCCTGAGAGCCCAAAAGGTCCAATTGACCAACAAGGTTCTAACCAATGGGGAAAAGGTTCAAGTTACAGGAATCACACCCGCACAG GCTGATGTCGAGGTGACATTCTCTTTCGCAAGTTTGGACAAGGCCGAGGCATTTGATCCTAGTTGGGTTGATCTTTATGCCCAAGATGTTTGTGCCCTTAAGGGTTCAAATGTTCAAGGTGGGCTTGGGCCGTTTGGGCTTGCAACATTGGCTtctcaaaatttggaagaaaacacaCCTGTTTTCTTTAGAGTTTTCAAAGCACAACAAAATTACAAAGTTCTCATGTGCTCTGATGCTACAAG GTCAACTCTTAAGCACAATGAAACAATGTACAAACCTTCATTTGCTGGATATGTGGATGTAGATTTAGCAGCAAACAAGAAGTTGTCTCTCAGGAGTTTG ATCGATAATTCAGTGGTGGAAAGTTTTGGTGCCGGTGGGAAGACATGCATAACATCAAGAGTTTATCCAACATTGGCAATTAATGAAAAGGCACATTTATTTGCCTTCAATAATGGAACTGAGCCAATCACAATTGAGACTTTGGATGCATGGAGTATGGGCAAAGCTAAGATAAATTAA
- the LOC132629809 gene encoding beta-fructofuranosidase, insoluble isoenzyme 1-like isoform X3 produces MYYNGVYHLFYQYNPKGSVWGNIIWAHSVSKDLINWIHLEPAIYPSKKFDKYGAWSGSATILPGNKPIILYTGVVDVHRAQVQNYAVPANLSDPYLTKWIKPDDNPLIVPDNSINKTEFRDPTTAWMGQDGLWRIVIGSLRKHRGLAILYKSRDFMRWVKAKHPLHSSANTGNWECPDFFPVSLKNTNGLDTSYRDENVKYVLKNSLDVTRFDYYTIGMYDIKRDRYIPDKNSTDGWKGLRLDYGNFYASKSFYDPSKNRRVVWGWTNESDVLPDDDIRKGWAGIQTIPRKVWLEPSGKQLVQWPVKELETLRKKKVQLNKKMLRKGEKVEVKGITPAQADVEVIFSFSSLDKVEQFDPKWADLYAQDVCTIKGSTVQGGLGPFGLATLASKNLEEYTPIFFRVFKAQKDYKVLMCSDAKRSTIRHNEAMYKPSFAGYVDVDLVDKKLSLRSLIDNSVVESFGAGGKTCITSRVYPTLAIHENAHLFAFNNGTETITIETLNAWSMGTLRMN; encoded by the exons ATGTATTACAATGGAGTCTATCATTTATTTTATCAGTACAACCCAAAAGGATCAGTATGGGGCAACATTATTTGGGCCCATTCAGTCTCCAAAGACTTGATAAATTGGATCCATTTAGAGCCTGCTATTTATCCATCCAAAAAATTTGACAAATATGGTGCATGGTCCGGGTCAGCAACTATTCTACCCGGTAACAAGCCCATTATTTTATACACTGGAGTAGTAGATGTCCACCGGGCCCAAGTCCAAAACTATGCTGTCCCAGCCAACTTGTCTGATCCATATCTTACTAAATGGATCAAGCCTGATGACAACCCCTTGATTGTTCCTGACAATAGCATCAACAAAACCGAATTTCGTGACCCAACAACAGCCTGGATGGGCCAAGATGGGCTTTGGAGAATTGTGATAGGAAGTTTGAGAAAACATAGGGGACTGGCCATATTATACAAAAGTCGAGATTTTATGAGATGGGTCAAGGCCAAACATCCACTTCATTCATCAGCTAATACTGGAAACTGGGAATGTCCTGATTTTTTTCCTGTATCATTGAAGAATACTAATGGTTTGGACACATCGTATCGCGACGAAAATGTTAAATATGTCCTTAAAAATAGCCTTGATGTCACTAGGTTTGATTACTACACCATTGGCATGTATGATATCAAAAGAGATAGGTACATTCCGGATAAAAATTCTACCGATGGTTGGAAGGGATTGAGACTCGACTATGGAAATTTCTATGCGTCTAAATCATTCTATGACCCTAGCAAGAATCGACGAGTCGTGTGGGGTTGGACTAATGAGTCTGATGTTTTACCAGATGATGATATCAGGAAAGGATGGGCTGGAATTCAAACTATTCCACGCAAAGTATGGCTTGAACCTAGTGGTAAACAATTGGTCCAATGGCCTGTCAAAGAATTAGAGACCTTACGAAAGAAAAAAGTTCAGTTAAACAAGAAGATGTTGCGCAAGGGAGAAAAGGTTGAAGTTAAAGGAATCACACCAGCACAG GCTGATGTTGAAGTGATATTCTCTTTTTCAAGCTTGGACAAGGTAGAGCAATTTGATCCTAAATGGGCTGACCTTTATGCCCAAGATGTTTGCACCATTAAGGGCTCGACAGTTcaaggtgggcttgggccatttggACTTGCAACATTAGCTTCTAAAAACTTGGAAGAATACACGCCTATTTTCTTCAGAGTGTTCAAGGCCCAAAAAGATTATAAGGTTCTCATGTGCTCAGATGCTAAAAG GTCCACCATTAGGCATAATGAAGCAATGTACAAGCCCTCATTTGCTGGATATGTGGATGTAGATTTAGTGGACAAGAAGCTATCTCTTAGGAGTTTG ATTGATAACTCTGTAGTGGAAAGTTTTGGCGCTGGTGGAAAAACATGCATAACATCAAGGGTTTATCCAACACTAGCTATTCATGAAAATGCACATTTATTTGCCTTCAATAATGGCACAGAGACAATCACAATTGAAACTTTGAATGCTTGGAGCATGGGTACTCTTAGGATGAACTAA